Proteins from one Pleuronectes platessa chromosome 16, fPlePla1.1, whole genome shotgun sequence genomic window:
- the prf1.3 gene encoding perforin-1.3: MKRRMRGLSGLGQQEEEIIMNDKTSDLVSSSGPGEQRLLSEAPRCPPPSSSSSSSSSSSSSSPPAPACRTGSFTECQQAPFVPGHNLVGEGFDVVNLKMSGASVVDMKSFMVGGVGGNCTVCQNHLLNQTQKLPVSVADWRIKVHCRRSLSSKMFESSQSMMKDTSSSLSSSWKVGLSVQGLGGFAVGGSHSKSTQFAESRSRKDKFSFTTHDLNCKYYTFRLHSRPQLSKEFEVSLKNLPSTYDLKNTTAFKQFLSIYGTHFIRRVHLGGRVHSITAIRTCEAAMSKMSVHAISNCLSVEASVTIKGVSPKASSAFCINKRKSLQTGATFSQAFSDRTTEVMGGDGDVGDILFTPNGAAGYKKWLSSLRRVPGVVSYEISPLHLLVTDNPNLKSGLQEAISHYIRKSAKKLSCPAGCKVGKPNKNCACQCQGHRMVDSNCCPGEKGVARLNVTVVRAQGLWGDYFSKTDGYVKVFYGDRGATTPVIWNNDFPQWNYLIRLETVNLRRRVAVVFEVWDRDSGWNDNLLGKVTHIPTSDHSSIRSFRLKHGSLFVQLSAVCAPSLQGSLCEQYAASPSYTGLMA, from the exons aTGAAGAGAAGGATGAGAGGACTCTCTGGACTCggacaacaggaagaagagATTATCATGAATGATA AAACCTCCGACCTGGTCAGCTCGTCCGGACCTGGAGAACAGCGCCTCCTCTCTGAAG CTCCACGAtgccctcctccttcctcctcctcctcctcctcctcctcctcctcctcctcctccccccccgccccggccTGTCGGACCGGCTCCTTCACGGAGTGTCAGCAGGCTCCCTTCGTCCCCGGTCACAATCTGGTGGGAGAAGGTTTTGATGTGGTGAACTTGAAGATGAGTGGAGCGAGTGTTGTGGACATGAAGAGCTTCATGGTGGGAGGAGTCGGGGGGAACTGCACCGTGTGCCAGAACCACCTCCTCAACCAG ACGCAGAAGCTCCCGGTGTCGGTCGCTGACTGGAGGATCAAG gtGCATTGTCGGCGCAGTCTGAGCAGTAAGATGTTCGAGTCCAGTCAGTCCATGATGAAAGACACGAGCTCctctctgagcagcagctggaag GTTGGCCTCAGTGTGCAGGGACTGGGCGGTTTTGCTGTCGGAGGATCACATTCCAAATCAACACAGTTTGCGGAGAGTCGCAGCAGAAAAGACAAGTTCTCCTTCACCACGCACGACCTCAACTGCAAATACTACAC CTTCCGTCTTCACTCCCGACCTCAGCTGAGCAAAGAGTTCGAGGTTTCCTTGAAGAACCTTCCGTCCACCTACGACCTTAAGAACACCACGGCCTTCAAGCAGTTCCTCTCCATCTACGGGACCCACTTCATCCGCAGGGTTCACCTGGGGGGTCGAGTGCACTCCATCACAGCCATCCGGACTTGTGAGGCCGCCATGAGCAAGATGTCTGTCCATGCAATCAGCAACTGTCTGTCAGTCGAGGCCAGTGTAACCATAAAGGGCGTCAGTCCCAAAGCCAGCAGTGCGTTCTGCATAAATAAGAGAAAGAGTCTTCAAACCGGGGCAACCTTCAGTCAGGCCTTCTCTGACAGGACCACTGAGGTTATGGGAGGAGATGGGGACGTGGGGGACATCCTGTTCACCCCCAATGGAGCCGCAGGCTACAAGAAGTGGCTCTCTTCCCTCAGGAGGGTCCCAGGTGTGGTGTCCTACGAAATCAGTCCCCTGCACCTGCTG GTGACAGATAACCCCAACCTGAAGTCCGGCCTCCAAGAGGCCATCAGCCACTACATCCGCAAAAGTGCCAAGAAGCTGAGCTGCCCCGCCGGCTGCAAGGTCGGGAAGCCGAACAAGAACTGTGCCTGTCAGTGCCAAGGTCACCGCATGGTCGACTCCAACTGCTGCCCCGGGGAGAAAGGCGTGGCCCGGCTGAATGTGACGGTGGTCCGAGCCCAGGGGCTGTGGGGGGACTACTTCTCCAAGACGGACGGATATGTTAAAGTGTTCTACGGAGACCGAGGAGCCACAACACCGGTGATCTGGAACAATGACTTCCCCCAGTGGAACTACCTCATTCGGCTGGAAACCGTTAACCTACGTCGCAGAGT AGCGGTCGTTTTCGAGGTCTGGGACCGGGACAGTGGTTGGAACGATAACCTGCTGGGGAAGGTGACCCACATCCCCACGAGTGATCATAGCTCCATCAGGAGCTTCAGGTTGAAGCACGGCTCGCTGTTCGTCCAGCTGTCTGCAGTGTGTGCTCCCAGCCTGCAGGGGTCGCTGTGTGAGCAGTACGCCGCCTCGCCAAGCTACACGGGGCTCATGGCGTAA